In the genome of Saprospira sp. CCB-QB6, one region contains:
- a CDS encoding alpha/beta hydrolase, with translation MPSIQSTFVKYAMRAMRQVSLNYLDDIERMRKEHDKALARLSAPKELNYEEIELPNCSAEFCRPKENNSPKIILYLHGGGFVLGSARAHRALVGKIVDQSGIPALSVNYRLAPEHPFPAGLNDALSAYRYLLDQGYSPQSIFVMGDSAGGGLALSLLLKLKEIHLPQPLGAVVLSPWTDLTLSGESLESCQKNDPILLAEHAGDWAKSYYGELAPNSPLVSPLFGDWKDTAPILVQVGTAEILLDDSRRLGEKAAAAGAKIWVDLWEGMPHVWQFAWAYVPEAQQAIDKIARFLAILSEKQTPKAEDPILEQLSTTEENNHPMLEWWQKSSEWLQQSWPLGKK, from the coding sequence ATGCCAAGTATACAATCGACCTTTGTCAAATACGCTATGCGCGCCATGCGCCAAGTGAGCCTCAATTATTTAGATGATATTGAGCGAATGAGAAAAGAACACGATAAAGCCTTGGCCCGCTTGTCGGCTCCAAAAGAGCTCAATTATGAGGAAATAGAACTGCCCAACTGCTCGGCAGAGTTTTGTCGCCCAAAAGAGAATAATAGCCCCAAGATAATTTTATACCTACATGGCGGGGGCTTTGTGTTGGGATCGGCTAGGGCACATCGGGCTTTGGTGGGCAAAATTGTAGATCAGTCAGGCATTCCCGCCCTAAGTGTAAATTATCGCTTGGCGCCGGAACATCCTTTTCCAGCTGGATTAAATGACGCGCTTTCGGCTTACCGCTATTTATTGGACCAAGGCTATTCTCCTCAATCCATTTTTGTGATGGGCGATTCTGCTGGAGGTGGTTTGGCCCTCAGTTTACTCCTAAAACTTAAAGAGATCCATTTGCCCCAACCTTTGGGGGCGGTGGTGCTCTCTCCTTGGACCGATTTGACCTTGTCTGGCGAAAGCTTAGAAAGTTGCCAAAAAAATGACCCAATCCTATTGGCTGAACATGCTGGGGATTGGGCCAAATCTTATTATGGAGAGTTGGCTCCCAATTCGCCTTTGGTTTCGCCTTTGTTTGGCGATTGGAAGGATACAGCCCCTATTTTGGTGCAGGTAGGTACTGCCGAAATTCTCTTAGATGATAGCCGCCGCCTAGGCGAAAAAGCCGCCGCAGCTGGGGCCAAAATTTGGGTGGACCTCTGGGAGGGTATGCCGCATGTTTGGCAGTTTGCCTGGGCTTATGTGCCCGAAGCCCAACAAGCTATTGATAAAATTGCTCGATTTTTAGCCATTTTGAGTGAAAAACAAACGCCTAAAGCTGAGGATCCAATTTTAGAGCAGTTGTCAACAACAGAAGAGAATAACCACCCTATGCTAGAATGGTGGCAAAAAAGTAGTGAGTGGTTACAGCAAAGCTGGCCCTTGGGTAAAAAATAA
- a CDS encoding bactofilin family protein, whose translation MEEKKAIAAKEVCILAQGTIIEGSLETNSNIRLEGELHGELRCGGRLVMAPKSKVMGQINCKELISEGESKGNVKAKSLVYLQASAQLTGDIDCERLQIEQGAIFNGQCTMPKDKA comes from the coding sequence ATGGAAGAAAAGAAAGCAATTGCGGCCAAAGAGGTTTGTATTTTGGCGCAGGGTACGATTATCGAGGGGAGTTTGGAAACCAATTCTAATATCCGATTGGAGGGGGAATTGCATGGCGAGCTAAGATGTGGTGGCCGTTTGGTAATGGCGCCCAAAAGTAAGGTGATGGGCCAAATTAACTGTAAGGAGCTCATTTCGGAAGGGGAGAGCAAGGGGAATGTAAAGGCCAAGTCGTTGGTGTATTTGCAGGCTTCGGCTCAGTTGACGGGAGATATAGATTGTGAGCGATTGCAGATTGAACAAGGAGCAATATTTAATGGCCAATGTACTATGCCCAAAGACAAGGCTTAG
- a CDS encoding TerB family tellurite resistance protein has translation MNLLKQHIGKLLGLLLGGLLYFPIGILLGLGIGFFIDMFLQKGGGAPKRRKKQLPQPNDSTNFILSSLILAAAVVKSDGEVEDLELSYIQKFLVEQFGQDNLQEYMGILSAALEQDWELSKICRQIYLSSNYETRLQMLYFLFGIANADYSIDQVEVDTIKRISLELDLPHSDFVSIKAMFYDEMDSHYKILELPPSASDAQLKAAYRKMVKKYHPDSLASLGEAFQKVGESKFKRLQEAYDTICEKRGLK, from the coding sequence ATGAATTTACTGAAACAACATATTGGGAAGCTTTTGGGGCTGCTGTTAGGCGGATTGCTTTATTTTCCAATAGGTATTTTATTGGGCCTTGGAATTGGCTTTTTTATAGATATGTTTCTCCAAAAAGGAGGGGGGGCGCCAAAAAGACGCAAGAAACAATTACCTCAACCGAATGATAGTACGAACTTTATCCTCAGTTCCCTAATTTTGGCTGCTGCTGTTGTTAAGTCCGATGGAGAGGTAGAAGATTTGGAGTTGAGTTATATTCAGAAGTTTTTGGTAGAGCAGTTTGGGCAAGATAACTTGCAGGAGTATATGGGAATCCTTAGTGCTGCTTTGGAGCAAGATTGGGAGCTCTCTAAAATTTGTCGACAAATTTATTTGAGTAGCAATTATGAAACCCGCCTGCAGATGCTTTATTTCCTTTTTGGTATTGCCAATGCAGATTATAGTATCGATCAGGTGGAGGTAGATACTATTAAGCGGATTAGTTTAGAGTTGGATTTGCCACATAGTGACTTTGTCTCAATCAAAGCGATGTTTTATGATGAGATGGATAGTCATTATAAGATTTTAGAGTTGCCGCCATCGGCTTCAGATGCTCAGTTAAAGGCGGCTTATCGGAAGATGGTCAAGAAATATCATCCAGATAGTTTGGCGAGTTTGGGGGAAGCGTTTCAGAAAGTGGGGGAGTCTAAGTTTAAGCGTTTGCAAGAGGCTTATGATACGATCTGTGAAAAGCGAGGCTTGAAATAG
- a CDS encoding glycoside hydrolase family 73 protein, translating to MATSPRLRYFLLIPMLLYFLFLFWFHWIQPKTASKAEQIAANNEAIAAYVDRFHPLAIAEMQRMGVPASITLAQGILESRYGKSELAQQANNHFGMKCGGNWEGDSYSKFTGEWNNEAQSYRQLACFRVFESAEASFRAHSDFLRYRKYYQKLFLLPSGDYKAWAKGLQAAGYATDPKYPDKLISLIERFKLDQYDQLLLRPESPWVVAPDTLSFD from the coding sequence ATGGCGACATCCCCCCGGCTCCGCTACTTTCTGCTTATACCTATGCTGCTTTATTTTCTTTTCCTTTTTTGGTTCCATTGGATTCAACCCAAAACAGCTAGCAAAGCTGAACAAATTGCAGCCAATAATGAGGCTATTGCCGCCTACGTAGATCGCTTCCACCCCCTCGCCATTGCCGAAATGCAAAGAATGGGCGTGCCCGCTAGCATTACCCTCGCCCAAGGAATCCTAGAATCTCGTTACGGTAAAAGTGAACTGGCCCAACAAGCCAATAACCACTTTGGAATGAAATGCGGCGGCAACTGGGAGGGCGATAGCTACTCCAAATTTACCGGAGAATGGAATAATGAAGCCCAATCTTACCGACAATTGGCCTGCTTCCGCGTCTTCGAATCCGCCGAAGCCTCTTTCCGTGCCCATTCCGATTTCCTCCGCTACCGCAAATACTACCAAAAACTCTTTCTCCTCCCCTCTGGCGATTATAAAGCCTGGGCCAAAGGCCTACAAGCCGCTGGCTATGCCACCGACCCCAAATATCCCGATAAACTCATTTCTCTGATCGAACGATTTAAACTCGACCAATACGATCAACTCCTGCTCCGCCCAGAATCCCCCTGGGTCGTAGCTCCAGATACCCTTTCTTTCGACTAA
- a CDS encoding polysaccharide deacetylase family protein, which translates to MYYAQRQGLGPWMKNNMKKGLDQLAQAFSLSFWQEKAKVEAFFPFYHAVEAEPQPHISPLYPLISPQQFEVELKLILAHFEPIDLGEVLAWVEAGRPARKPFFHLSFDDGLSSCYHIIAPILLRLGIPATFFINGAFIDNKRLMFRHLAALIYSHLEERKELGQKDADLLFSAGYAQEDELLVWAERVGCSVDNFLVQQQPYLKLEELKALQTMGFSIGGHSWNHPLYKKLSLEEQLVQTEKNQQQLAAWLPQPIRAFAFPFTDHEVELAFFERANLDLSFGGAGIKEEMQLSQHIQRFPMEEMRIRPVEQKLKSAFAYGSLLRTLGKSKIDRSAAKRR; encoded by the coding sequence ATGTACTATGCCCAAAGACAAGGCTTAGGTCCTTGGATGAAGAATAATATGAAAAAAGGTCTGGACCAATTGGCTCAGGCCTTTTCCCTTTCTTTTTGGCAAGAAAAAGCAAAGGTAGAAGCGTTTTTTCCCTTTTATCATGCGGTAGAAGCGGAGCCGCAGCCACATATTTCGCCCCTTTATCCCTTGATTTCGCCTCAGCAGTTTGAGGTGGAGTTAAAGTTGATTTTGGCTCATTTTGAGCCCATTGATTTAGGGGAGGTACTGGCTTGGGTTGAAGCGGGGCGCCCAGCTCGAAAGCCATTTTTTCATTTGAGTTTTGATGATGGCTTGAGTAGTTGTTATCATATCATTGCGCCTATTTTGTTGCGCTTAGGGATTCCAGCTACTTTTTTTATCAATGGGGCTTTTATCGATAACAAGCGTTTGATGTTTAGGCATTTGGCGGCCCTGATTTATAGCCATTTGGAAGAGCGAAAAGAGTTGGGCCAAAAAGATGCGGACTTACTTTTTTCTGCGGGCTATGCTCAGGAGGATGAGCTTTTGGTTTGGGCGGAGCGTGTGGGCTGTTCAGTAGATAATTTTTTGGTCCAACAACAGCCTTATTTAAAGCTAGAAGAGCTGAAAGCCTTGCAAACTATGGGCTTTAGCATAGGCGGGCATAGTTGGAATCATCCTTTATACAAAAAGCTCTCTTTAGAAGAGCAATTGGTTCAGACAGAGAAAAATCAGCAGCAGTTGGCGGCTTGGTTGCCGCAGCCTATTCGGGCCTTTGCTTTTCCCTTTACAGACCATGAAGTAGAGTTGGCCTTTTTTGAGCGGGCCAATTTGGACCTTAGTTTTGGTGGGGCGGGGATTAAGGAAGAAATGCAATTGAGCCAGCATATACAGCGTTTTCCGATGGAAGAAATGCGGATACGGCCAGTGGAGCAAAAATTAAAGTCGGCTTTTGCTTATGGGAGTTTGTTACGGACCTTAGGAAAGAGCAAAATAGATAGGAGTGCAGCAAAAAGAAGATAG
- a CDS encoding diphosphomevalonate/mevalonate 3,5-bisphosphate decarboxylase family protein, whose translation MNQICWKSPSNIAIIKYWGKYGRQLPKNASLSFTLSEAYSQTSLRYSPKTKGGIQLRFLFEGQEKPAFAQRIQGFLESILDELPFLDEYSLELDSKNSFPHSAGIASSASSMSALALCLCDMAAELNLGPQSDQAEFWQKASYFARLGSGSACRSLYPMAASWGESSQLKDSANLWASPCANFLHDDFKTVQDTILLVSRAEKSVSSTAGHKLMEGNPFAPLRYQLAEENLGKLLPALQSGDWETFGQIAEEEALMLHALMMTSRPSYLLMQPNSLALIEKIRDWRQQTKLPLYFTLDAGPNLHLLYPKSILPKVQPFLEEELLPLCEKGGYLADELGCGPEKLTLV comes from the coding sequence ATGAATCAAATTTGCTGGAAAAGCCCCTCCAATATCGCCATCATTAAGTATTGGGGGAAGTATGGTCGCCAACTTCCCAAAAACGCTTCCCTCAGCTTTACACTTTCTGAAGCCTATAGCCAAACCAGCCTCCGCTATAGCCCCAAAACAAAAGGCGGTATCCAATTGCGCTTTTTGTTTGAAGGTCAAGAAAAACCAGCTTTTGCCCAACGTATCCAGGGTTTCCTAGAAAGTATCCTCGATGAGCTCCCTTTTCTCGATGAATATAGCCTCGAACTAGATTCTAAGAACTCTTTTCCCCATTCTGCCGGCATTGCCTCCTCCGCTTCTAGCATGAGCGCCTTAGCCCTCTGCCTCTGCGATATGGCCGCCGAACTAAACCTTGGTCCCCAATCCGATCAAGCCGAGTTTTGGCAGAAGGCTAGCTATTTTGCCCGCCTAGGCTCTGGCTCCGCCTGCCGATCCCTCTACCCTATGGCTGCCTCTTGGGGCGAATCTAGCCAGCTAAAAGATAGCGCTAACCTCTGGGCAAGCCCCTGTGCCAACTTCCTACACGATGATTTTAAGACGGTCCAAGATACTATCCTACTTGTGAGCCGTGCCGAGAAATCTGTCTCTAGTACCGCTGGTCACAAACTCATGGAAGGCAACCCCTTCGCCCCCCTTCGCTACCAACTAGCCGAGGAAAATCTAGGCAAACTTTTACCCGCCCTCCAATCTGGCGATTGGGAAACCTTCGGCCAAATTGCCGAGGAAGAAGCCCTGATGCTACACGCCCTCATGATGACTTCTCGCCCTTCTTACCTACTGATGCAACCGAATAGCCTCGCCCTGATCGAAAAGATTCGCGACTGGCGCCAACAAACAAAACTCCCCCTCTATTTTACCCTAGACGCAGGCCCCAATCTACACCTGCTCTACCCCAAATCGATCCTGCCAAAGGTCCAACCCTTCCTTGAAGAGGAATTACTCCCCCTCTGCGAAAAGGGCGGCTACTTAGCCGACGAATTAGGCTGTGGACCCGAAAAATTAACGCTGGTCTAA
- a CDS encoding amidohydrolase, which produces MRLLYIFALSLLLACQNEAPKAELLIFNGPIYTLDNSQAQVEALAVANGKIIALGNWTDIQKYQSPNTELLDLNGKTLIPAFIESHAHILGLGQFKRELDLSQVKSYEELIKIVQEQAQHTPKGEWIIGRAWHQSKWDSLPFSIKGYQTHDALSQAVPDHPVLLMHASAHALMANEKAMQLAGLSPETQMNEEGEIIRFPNGRPTGIFTENAMSIIKEALPPADENSRYQDLQAGIQEALSYGIGSLQDAGSDSAAIALYRKALAQNELPLRLWVMLAYNNYAADVQGQEDPFLEKWLQKGPEKGDFLSIGGIKLYADGALGSRGAWMLEEYSDRAGHFGHPTLPLKTIEEIAEKALLADFQLCTHAIGDRANQELLNIYERVLKTHPQAAKDHRFRIEHAQHIAPQDIPRFAKLDVIASIQGIHFSSDRPWAQSRLGRLRIAMGAYRWKQLLASGAKLINGTDAPVESINPIACFYSLVSRQANDGQIYEADQKLSRLQALKAYTLDAAYGAFQEKEKGSLELGKFADFAILSQDIMQVPLQDIPQTKVLQTIVNGKTVYLRK; this is translated from the coding sequence ATGCGCCTGCTCTATATCTTTGCCCTTAGCCTACTCCTCGCTTGCCAAAATGAAGCCCCCAAAGCCGAACTCCTCATTTTTAATGGCCCCATCTATACCCTAGATAATAGCCAAGCTCAGGTCGAAGCCCTAGCCGTAGCCAATGGAAAAATTATCGCCCTCGGAAATTGGACAGATATCCAAAAATACCAAAGCCCAAATACCGAACTGCTTGACCTCAATGGAAAAACCCTGATTCCCGCCTTTATTGAAAGCCATGCCCATATTCTGGGCCTCGGACAATTTAAACGAGAACTGGACCTTAGCCAAGTCAAAAGCTATGAGGAACTCATCAAAATAGTCCAAGAACAAGCCCAACATACTCCCAAAGGAGAATGGATCATCGGCCGTGCCTGGCACCAAAGTAAATGGGACTCCCTCCCCTTTTCTATCAAAGGCTACCAAACGCATGATGCCCTCAGCCAAGCTGTCCCCGATCATCCCGTTTTGCTGATGCACGCTAGCGCCCACGCCCTAATGGCTAACGAAAAAGCTATGCAGTTAGCTGGCCTCAGCCCCGAAACCCAAATGAATGAAGAAGGCGAAATTATCCGCTTTCCCAATGGCCGCCCCACAGGCATTTTTACCGAAAATGCCATGTCTATTATTAAAGAGGCCCTTCCCCCAGCCGACGAAAATAGCCGCTACCAAGACCTACAAGCCGGTATCCAAGAAGCCCTCAGCTATGGCATCGGCAGCCTACAAGATGCAGGCTCCGATTCTGCCGCTATCGCACTTTACCGAAAAGCCCTGGCCCAAAATGAACTCCCCCTCCGCCTTTGGGTCATGCTGGCCTATAATAATTATGCCGCCGATGTCCAAGGCCAAGAAGACCCTTTCCTGGAAAAATGGCTGCAAAAAGGCCCCGAAAAAGGCGACTTTCTCAGCATCGGAGGCATTAAACTCTATGCCGACGGCGCCCTAGGCTCTAGAGGCGCCTGGATGCTCGAAGAGTATAGCGACCGCGCCGGCCATTTTGGCCACCCTACCCTCCCCCTAAAAACAATTGAAGAAATTGCCGAAAAAGCCCTGCTGGCCGACTTCCAACTCTGTACCCACGCTATCGGCGATCGCGCCAACCAAGAACTACTCAATATCTATGAACGAGTCCTAAAAACACATCCCCAAGCCGCCAAAGACCACCGCTTCCGAATTGAACACGCCCAACATATTGCCCCCCAAGATATTCCCCGATTTGCCAAACTAGACGTTATTGCCTCCATCCAAGGCATCCACTTTTCTTCCGACCGCCCCTGGGCCCAAAGCCGCCTCGGCCGCCTGCGCATCGCTATGGGCGCCTACCGCTGGAAACAATTGCTGGCCTCTGGCGCTAAACTAATTAACGGCACCGATGCCCCCGTGGAATCTATCAATCCCATCGCCTGCTTTTATAGCCTCGTCAGCCGCCAAGCCAATGATGGCCAAATCTATGAAGCCGACCAAAAACTTAGCCGCCTACAAGCCCTAAAAGCCTATACCCTAGATGCCGCCTATGGCGCCTTTCAAGAAAAAGAAAAAGGCAGCCTAGAACTCGGAAAGTTTGCCGATTTTGCCATCCTCTCCCAAGATATTATGCAGGTCCCCCTCCAAGATATTCCACAAACTAAGGTCCTCCAAACTATTGTAAATGGCAAAACAGTCTATTTGAGGAAGTAG
- a CDS encoding amidohydrolase family protein: MRKISADYIYPISDAPIKEGVLVLDEEGRILEIGQRTDYPQEEIEIHKGILVPGFINAHCHLELSHMLGKVETGTGLIDFIKQVVSRRNAPEEIIADAIAWAEDQMIANGIVAVGDITNVPDTFAQKAKGRLRYYSFVECFDFLQAANAETEFEKYKAVYDALPLAEGSRKVMVPHAPYSVSPQLFERINAANQGEAHTVSIHNQETPPEQELFLKGTGGFVDFYGQFGFSLDQFQPSGRTAIHYALSQMDPEQKTLFVHNTLTSEQDIAFAKSWGKAVYWASCPNANLYIENRLPNYQAFLKKGAKVCLGTDSLTSNWALSILDEIKTIRRYQSYVPFETLLQWATLNGAEALGFEEELGSFAPGKKPGVNLLTVAPGQNYGDESTAVQKLA, translated from the coding sequence ATGAGAAAAATAAGCGCCGATTATATCTATCCCATTAGCGATGCCCCCATCAAAGAGGGCGTTTTGGTCCTTGATGAAGAGGGCCGCATCCTAGAAATAGGCCAACGTACAGATTACCCCCAAGAAGAAATCGAAATCCATAAGGGGATTTTGGTCCCCGGCTTTATCAATGCACACTGCCACCTAGAGCTTTCTCATATGCTCGGAAAAGTGGAAACAGGCACTGGCCTAATCGACTTTATTAAACAGGTGGTTTCTAGACGCAATGCCCCCGAAGAAATTATTGCCGATGCTATCGCTTGGGCCGAGGACCAAATGATCGCTAATGGTATTGTGGCCGTAGGCGATATTACTAATGTTCCCGATACCTTTGCCCAAAAGGCCAAAGGCCGCCTGCGCTATTATAGCTTTGTAGAATGTTTCGACTTCCTACAAGCCGCCAATGCCGAAACCGAATTTGAAAAATACAAGGCCGTCTATGACGCACTTCCCCTAGCGGAAGGCAGCAGAAAAGTCATGGTGCCACACGCACCTTATTCCGTTTCTCCCCAATTGTTCGAACGCATCAATGCCGCCAATCAAGGAGAAGCCCATACGGTAAGCATTCATAACCAAGAGACGCCTCCAGAACAAGAACTCTTCCTCAAGGGAACAGGCGGCTTTGTCGATTTTTATGGCCAATTTGGCTTCTCTTTGGACCAGTTCCAACCCAGCGGAAGAACAGCCATCCATTACGCCCTCTCGCAAATGGACCCAGAACAAAAAACGCTCTTTGTTCATAACACCCTCACTTCTGAACAAGATATTGCTTTCGCCAAGAGCTGGGGCAAGGCAGTCTATTGGGCCAGTTGCCCCAATGCCAATCTCTATATCGAAAATCGCCTCCCCAATTATCAAGCGTTTTTGAAAAAAGGCGCCAAAGTTTGCCTAGGTACCGATAGCCTCACCTCTAATTGGGCCCTTTCTATCCTAGACGAAATCAAGACTATCCGCCGCTACCAATCTTATGTCCCTTTTGAGACGCTCTTGCAATGGGCCACGCTAAATGGTGCCGAAGCCCTGGGCTTTGAAGAGGAGTTGGGTAGCTTTGCCCCTGGCAAAAAACCTGGCGTTAATCTACTCACCGTAGCTCCTGGCCAAAACTATGGGGATGAAAGTACTGCCGTCCAAAAATTAGCCTAA
- a CDS encoding glycosyltransferase family 39 protein has product MPTINSPRPSAAIVLVLALFGLSLGLFWFLQYQTDTNSYIQAVEIILGQKDIGLDSSHRLAKFYPFYPIALWAKLGLPIYWGILGQQWLCYFLSALALYKIAKLLYPQQAWAPILLLSTSLMAPPYAIFSTVCMTDGSGWAMQLWASYWALRLIQKARPNYSTAFWLGCFMGVGILVKESILMAGLLWALLLLFKTNLLWTQKLRLYLATGSGFLLLFLTGSAWAEWQFGKSLFSWWRFAHTDPIEYTIPIIGYFQQLARTLDLLFFPFAFVLLSYFKKQFQYWEWAILTTVGLAYLLFPFAWPYYMDRILMMCSLPLLFLYPRLLQYFSGRSSFALLFLAGSSSLFICYRIYKYAESGWLLWGYLLFAALLSILLFPKVRNKLP; this is encoded by the coding sequence ATGCCGACAATCAACAGCCCTAGGCCATCTGCCGCTATCGTGTTGGTCCTTGCGCTTTTTGGCCTAAGTTTGGGCCTTTTTTGGTTTCTGCAATATCAAACCGATACCAATAGCTACATCCAAGCAGTAGAAATTATTTTGGGCCAAAAAGATATTGGCCTAGATAGCTCGCACCGCCTCGCCAAATTTTACCCCTTCTACCCTATTGCCCTTTGGGCCAAATTAGGCTTGCCCATTTATTGGGGAATCCTGGGGCAGCAATGGCTCTGCTATTTTCTTTCGGCCTTGGCCCTCTATAAAATTGCAAAATTACTCTATCCCCAGCAAGCCTGGGCCCCTATCCTACTACTTAGCACTAGCCTGATGGCCCCTCCCTACGCTATTTTCTCTACCGTCTGCATGACTGATGGCAGCGGCTGGGCCATGCAGCTTTGGGCCAGCTATTGGGCGTTGAGGCTAATCCAAAAAGCAAGACCTAATTATAGCACCGCCTTTTGGCTGGGCTGTTTTATGGGAGTCGGTATTCTAGTCAAAGAATCTATCCTGATGGCGGGTTTACTTTGGGCCTTGCTCCTCCTCTTTAAAACCAATTTGCTCTGGACCCAAAAATTACGTCTCTACCTAGCTACTGGCAGCGGTTTTCTGCTGCTATTTCTCACTGGCTCCGCTTGGGCCGAATGGCAATTTGGAAAATCACTTTTTAGTTGGTGGCGCTTTGCGCATACCGACCCTATTGAATATACAATTCCAATCATTGGCTATTTCCAGCAATTGGCCAGAACCTTAGATCTCTTATTTTTCCCTTTCGCTTTTGTCCTACTCAGTTACTTTAAAAAACAATTTCAGTATTGGGAATGGGCCATTTTAACTACCGTCGGCCTAGCTTATTTGCTTTTCCCTTTTGCTTGGCCCTACTATATGGACCGCATCCTGATGATGTGCAGCCTCCCTCTTCTATTCTTATATCCTCGACTTTTGCAGTATTTCTCAGGACGAAGTAGTTTTGCCCTACTCTTTCTAGCAGGCAGCAGCAGCCTGTTTATCTGCTACCGCATTTATAAATATGCAGAAAGCGGTTGGTTGCTCTGGGGCTATCTTCTTTTTGCTGCACTCCTATCTATTTTGCTCTTTCCTAAGGTCCGTAACAAACTCCCATAA